The Candidatus Endomicrobium procryptotermitis genomic sequence AATTTTTCATCACCCGCTACGCTCGACTGAAGATTGGCGATTTCTCCGTCTTTCTTTTTTATCGCCTCATCGTGTTCTGCAATTATGCGCGTATGCTTATCTTTAGATACATACTCGCCTGTGGATAAATCCACCAACTTAATTCCGGTACCCTCGAGTTTCGACTTTACCTGATTAAACAACTCTTCGCCTAACTTCGCCTTTAAAAAATCCATACTTCCTCCTTTAACTACTCGCCGTTCTCAATACCTGATTGCAGCGTACCTGTATTTTATCGCCTATAGGTTAGGCTATTTTTTCGCGGGCATACTGTCGCGCGAGATTATTTGATTTGACGAATTCTGATTGGCGCTTCTGCCATTCTTTTACTTTTAAAAGTTCTGCAGTATTATCTTGCCCACCGGCTTCCATAACGTCTGCTCTGCGCTTCCATCCGCGTATCATTCTTTCGTTGTATCTCTGCTCTTGGTCAAGCGCATACATTTCGGCATTTTCTTTTGATGTAAATATCTCTGCAAATGGATCTTCAACGCGTGGATCGCAAGGGTAAAAATTATGTCTGCAGTTTGCGCCGCAAAGTCCTGTGACTGTACCATAGCCGGTTGCTTCGTAGAAATTCGGATATTTAGAACTCTTTCCAGTTAAACTGAATATCCTTCCCTGCCAAGCCGCATGCTCTTCTCTTGCGCCGATATGCTCTGAAGTTTTGACGGTATCGTAATCAAGTTCTATGGTACGATTAAGAGAGATATTCGCTGTAGTTCTATTCACTCCAGTTACAATTGCCCGGCGCGCACCAGCCTCTACTGAAATACTTCTACCGCTTGAATACTCGATTGAATAAACGCCTTCTTGTGCCAGCTTACGTACTGCACTCTCTACTGCTTTATCCGGAGTGAAAGCTCCGCTGACAACCTCAAAATGTGCTGTATCAAGAAACGCCGTGAACTTTGATATTGCAATAGAACCTGTCGTGTTTGAAAGATTTGTCAAGGTTCCCATCGTTTGAATATATCCGGCTTCAATTATTTGCGCCCACCTATCCAAACTTGAAGTTGTGGCCGTTGCCGTTCCGGAAAGACGCAGTATCCTATTATCGTTTGTAATGCTTTTAGCCGATGCACTTTTTAAAACTGATTGAAGTTCACTGCTTGCCGATTTCAAGGATCCGCGTACATCGCTTGATATTGCGTTATAAAATGAATTAACTTCCTTTAATTTTTCCTGCTGCCAACGCTGTGCTGAAACGCCGTAGTTTGCCCTTTTCAAACGTGCGGCAAGACTTGTTTCAATACTCGTTTGAAGCCCCGAGAAAATTGAATCAAGCCCATCGCTCATATGGTCAAGGTAAGATGCTTCAAGCATTAGCCGTTGCCTCCTCCAGCACCAGTAAAGTCAAATGTTGGATATGTTTTAGCCGGCGGCACATTCTTTTTTGCCGTCTCGGCATTTTCGCCATAGAACGCTTCTCTATATTCCCACGGAGCAGCAATGCCGGCATTTATTTCATTAATCATCTGCGCCTTTTCAGCATTAGTATCCTCAATGATACTATCGTCAAATTGGACTGTTACTGTGACTTCCTTGCCTACAGTTAATGTCTTTAAGAATAAAATCCCTCTTGCTAAATTCTTAAGTGCTGCGGCAACAACCTTCTGATGTTTTTGCATTGTGCGGAACATATCGGAATTTTCAGAGATGACCTGCGTAGCAGTTGCCGCATTGGTACCGTCAAACTTATAAACCATATCGCCCATGCCGACTTTCTGAGAAAGAAGTATCAATTCTTTTTCAAGCGTCGTTGCGTAATCATTAGCGCGGTACGCAGGTGTGATATCTTCAATCAATGGCTTTGAATCCTTGCTTGCAAACTCTTGCGGGATATTGTAGATGACGCTATCTTGTTCATCGGTTACAGGTCGAGGATTTCCGTTAGCGTCTATCTTAACCAGAGCTTCTGATATAGCAATACGAGGGCGTCCTGTCTTCATTGAAATCGACATACCATCAAATGCGATATCGCAGTCTTTTAAGTTATCG encodes the following:
- a CDS encoding phage minor capsid protein, giving the protein MLEASYLDHMSDGLDSIFSGLQTSIETSLAARLKRANYGVSAQRWQQEKLKEVNSFYNAISSDVRGSLKSASSELQSVLKSASAKSITNDNRILRLSGTATATTSSLDRWAQIIEAGYIQTMGTLTNLSNTTGSIAISKFTAFLDTAHFEVVSGAFTPDKAVESAVRKLAQEGVYSIEYSSGRSISVEAGARRAIVTGVNRTTANISLNRTIELDYDTVKTSEHIGAREEHAAWQGRIFSLTGKSSKYPNFYEATGYGTVTGLCGANCRHNFYPCDPRVEDPFAEIFTSKENAEMYALDQEQRYNERMIRGWKRRADVMEAGGQDNTAELLKVKEWQKRQSEFVKSNNLARQYAREKIA